The genomic interval ttgtttctctctgtgTGGTCTGTTTAAGCTCCATTGGCTCAGCCCCAGTAGATTCATGGACAAGGAGAATTACTCTGTGGACAGGAGGTCCCACACTCGCAAATTCAACTCCTTGTCTTCAAACATCTATCACCATCattcaccaaagatccccaccatgcgggccatgccatcttctcacagctcccatcgggcaggaggaacagaagtctgaagtcccacaccagcaggttcaggaacagctacttcccttcaaccatttggttcttgaaccaaccggcacaaccccaatcacaaCCCTTGTAACccgatgaccactttgaccactttgcactataatggacttggtgtttttaattctaattgtgttctttcttgtaaaaattgtgtataatttatgttttgcttgtgaatgcttctcatctgatgctatgtgcctgtgatgttgctgcaaatatgtttgtggacacagcccagtgcatcacggacaccagcctctcctccttggactcggtctttacctcttgttgtcttgttgcagcagcagcataatcaaagaccccacccacctggtcattctctcttctctccttttccattgggtgcaagatacaggagcctgagggcacgtagcaccagactgaaggacagtttctacactactgtgataagacgattgaacggttccactatacaacgagatggactctgacctcacgatctaccttgttgtgaccttgccccttattgcactgcactttcactgtagctgtgacactttacactgtaatgttactgcttttacctggacaacatcaatgcactctgtactcactcaatgtaactgcactgtgtaatgaattgacctgtatgatcggtttgcaagagaagtttttcactgtgcctcggtacaagtgacaataataaaccaataccaatacatggactTATGCATCTGACaagaaacttgactttgactttgttcacAAGCACTAATGAAAGGATATTTCTCAGACTTGGGGGTGTTTGAAATACGCCTGTGACGTCACCTTTCGTTGCCTTTATTTTAGGGGTGTGCTTTGTGCAACGTGAAAGCAGTTATCGCACCGACGCAGTTAATCACGACAGGAGAACTCATTCCACGGACTACGGACTTTTCCAGATCAACAGCAAGTGGTGGTGTGACGATGGAATGACTTCAAATTCACGCAATGGTTGTCGGAAAAACTGTGCTGGTAAGTGATCTAACGGGTCATTTAATCAGGGGTCTGTTGGCCTTCACTCCGAGGATGCCAGTTATTACTTGTTTTAGGctgcaccctggacattctctcggGTCGGGACTCTTATTCGgacgggaaagaaagaggggagatagccggtatacagaggtggggggaaggggtggagcaagagctggcaggtgaaggGTGGGTGCGGGTGAGGGGGTtcataggcagatgggggggtgagtggggatgttgtaagaagctgggaggtgataggtggaaatgacaaagggctgaagaagctggaatctaataggagaggacagtggaccatggaataaagggagggaggtggggaggggaaccagtgggaggagtgtgtgggtgatgggcagatcgagagggtgggggaggggaaagaggtggggtgagggggccggtgggataagggggaaaagggagggtggggagtggttTCTGGAAGTTGGAgcaatcgatgttgatgccgtcagggaCAGATTGGTGTCGGCAGAGTGGAACCGCGAGCAGCGAGGTCGGGTACCAGCCTGACTCCAGAGTGAAGTGACCCATCTTTGGCCAGGTGTGGAAGGCTGCCAGGTAGTCGGGTGCTCAGGGCTTCAGGTAAGAACGGAATGCAGCAAGGTGGAGCTGTCAGCATTGGAATGATTATTTCAGTCCTGGTACTTTCTCATTGTAGATTTTCTCGATGATGACATCTCAGATGATGTTCAGTGTGCAAAACGAGTGGTGAGTGATCCCCAAGGAATGCGAGCCTGGTAGGTTTTACGTGCTTACTGTGTAATCTCTGGTTTTGTgtttaaatgcaagaaatatggAAGCTTTTGATAATCCCCTGTGTTCTAAAACTCTACATATCCCATCCTTGAAcatagtcatagaacatagaccaatacagcacctgacaggccattcggcccgtgaGGCTGTGCCcatcttgatgccagtttatactaaatttcctcctcctgtgtatcatagattcatagaatcatagaacagtgcagcataatacaggcccttcgtccctcaatgttgtgccgaccttaaaacctcacctaagactacctatccactccctcccacatatccctttattttaaattcgtccatatgcttatccaggaatctcttgaatctgaccaatgtacctgcctccatcacctccccaggcagcacatccatgccccaaccactctctgggtaaaaaaccttcctctgatatctcccttgaacttcccacccattactttaaagccacgccctcttgtattgagcatcggtgccctgggaaagaggagctggctgtccactcctatctattcctcttaatattttgtacacctctatcatgtctcctctcaccttccttctctccaaagagtaaagcccgagctccctcagtctctcctctcctcttctcatccacatccctccattcccttcatattcatgtgtctatctcgaaagtctcaaactccaccaaacggCCTGctcccactgctacccctggtaacccactccacacacctaccactctctgtggggaaaaTACTTGCCACTCACTTCTACCTTAAGCATCCTCCCTCCAACCTTAAAGTCACGTCCTATGTGACTACATCTCCGCAGCTGTCTGTGGGAAGTCCAAATATTACAGGGTCTGAGAGAAGAAAGCCGTCCTCAGCACATTTTAATGCAGcagaattccctgaaagtggcatcacaggtagacagggttgcaaaaagggcttttggcatcctggcattcataaatcaaagtattgagtatcggagttggaatgttatggtgaggttgtataagacattggtgatgcCAAATTTGGAgtgttttgtgcagttctggtcacctgactattggaaggatatcagtaagattgcacgagtgcagaggagatttactagcatgttgccgggtcttcaggagttgagttacagggaaagattgaacaggttaggactttattccttggagcgcagaagaatgaggggagagttgatagaggtttacaaaattatgatgggcatagacagagtaaatgcaagtaagctctttccacctagattaggagaaataATGACTAGAGGActtggttttagggtgaaagggtaaagctttagggggaacattagggggaatgtcttcactcagagtgtggagggagcatggaacgggctgccatctgatgtagttaatgcgggctcactcttaagaattaagaataaattggatagatacatggatgggagaggtctggagggttatggattgggtgtagttaaatgggattagcggaataacgtttcggcacagactagaagggccgaatgacttgctttctgtgctgcagtgttctatggttctctgtcGAAACATCATGCTTTGCCACACACAGGTGGGTTTTGAGTGAGCATCAAATTCAGGTTAAAATATAATAAGGCACCAAGATGGAGTCCAGCACTGTTCAAGTGAgttcaagggagtgtgggaactggagtcccggtgtgtgagagggagtgtgggaactggagtCCCGGTGTGTGAGAGGGGGTATGGGATCTGGGGTCACGTTGTGTGAGAAGGGGTGTGGAAACTGGTGTCCCGCTGTGTGGGAGGGGGCGTGGGAACTGGGGTCTTGGCTTGTGAAAGGGGTTGTTGCGACTGGGGAcctggtgtgtgtgagggagtgtggggactggggtcccggtgtgtgagagggggtgtggggactgGGGTCTCGGTGTgtgagagggggtgtggggactgGGGTCTAGGTGTGTGAGAGCGGGTGTGGGGACTGGGGTCTCGGTGTgtgagagggggtgtggggactgGGGTCTCGGTGTGTGAGAGCGGGTGTGGGGACTGGGGTCTCGGTGTgtgagagggggtgtggggactgGGGTCTCGGTGTGTGAGAGGGGGTGTGGGAGCTCGGGTCCCGGGGTGTGAGAGGACACACTTCACTTTCCCCGGTTGGTTCTGGAGCTCAATGTCAGCTGCATGTTGCCGACTTCCCACCCCAGTGGTCAACACTAAACCGCTGCCCCCGGCGGAAGCAGAAACCATCTGATGCTGATTAACTCTTCAACGTCTTGTTCCACTCACGGACAACTGTTTCTGCCGGAGTCACCACCCTGTGACGAACCAGGAGGGGGGATCGGAATGTGGGCAGGGCGTTGTCACCAGTCCCTGACACCCCTCTGTGGGTGGCTCCGTTTGCTGTAACCCTCTGTGCTCTGACACATTCCCCCTTTTGCAGGTATGCCTGGGTGAATTATTGCCGGAGAGAATCGAGCTCCCTGCTGAGGGAGTGCGGTCTGTAACAGGGCACGGAGCCCACTCACTGCAACTGCTTCCTGCAATCAAGTCATCGCTTCTGCTAATTAACCTGCATTGGTACAAAGGGGCCAAACGATTCTTGATTTTCCACAAATGTTCCTTGGGTGTTATGTAACAATTTTCTGTGCATTTGATTGGGGAGATGATTGGAACTTACTGTTGTCCACTGATTGGGACTTACTGTTGTATACTGATGTCATGCCAGCAACAGCCATGTCGAcgcaacaaaataggagcaggaggaggccacccgcccctcaaacctgccctgtccattcaatatgatcacggctgagcTACccctggcctcatctcctccccTGTCCCGCAACCCCATAGCTCTCCATCCCCCAGTCTTTCAGAAGTGTATCCCCCTCCACCTTAACTACAGCTAATGATCTAACCTCCTCAACCGTCTGGGGCAGAAAGTTCTAGAGATCCACCAACTGCTGTAAAACAGGAAGAAGTTTCTCCGCacccctctgtgaaaagaaatttctgcacGTGAGCATCGGTGTGGTGATGTGATGCCGGGGTCCAGTCTCTCAGTCCAGTCCCGTGTACTGTTCTGGTCaggcagtgtgggtgtataggaCAACTAGGGAATCCCAGTGTTCCAGGCTCACTGGGTTAGAGAACCCAGCCAATTGGCCACATTTCCCAACCCTGATCACCAGCCAGTGATCAGTGCTGTGGTCCCCAGTGAGCCAAGGTCATCACTCCCACCACCTGCAATGTTTTCCCATTCGACAATGACTCGATGCTGCTGACCGGTTCTTGCTCAGCTGGTTGCCCAGGGTTGAGTAACGGTGAGAGATCAGTGTCACAGTGTGACTCTCTCTGGTACACACCCGCTTCCAGATGGTGAGCTCTGGACTGGAGAGACACTGTATAAGTGACTATTAACCTGCCCACCCTTAGATTAACCCCTTCACTGCCCTTTGGAGATGATTATGTCCAACAGTAACTTCTGCTCTGTGACCGTTCTATCTGTGATTGTTAAGTTTCAGCTGTGAGCAGTAAATAAACAGATGGCACAaatccaacctctctctgtatcGAGTCATTCATTCATTGTCCCTGGGAACGTAGGTGGTCAACCACTGTCGTAAAGCACTTGGAGTGAAGGTGGTCCTGTGATTGGTTGGAGACGGGAGTTCCTCGGGCCAGTGTCCTGGGTCCAAccgtcttcagctgcttcgtcGATGAACTTCCTTGCACCAGAAGGTCAGATGTGGGGCCTTCACTGATGTGTTTGATcctatttgcaacttctcagcaaatgaagcaggccTTGCCAGCTTGCAGCAAGCCCCAGCcatgggctgatgagtggcaagtaagATTTAGCACAGAACAGCACTGGAACGGGCTCCTCGGTTCTTTGTGTTGTGCTGAAATTTGCTCCACAAaactgccaggcaatggccatttccaacaagagagaaaccGACCATCGATCCTTGTTGTTCAATGACATAGGGtgacatccacaaaatgcactgcagttacttcccCGGCTGCTCCTCCAGCACCCACCAAATCTCCGACCTCGACATCCAGGACGGAGAAGGATCGAAGGTtctggggaacaccaccgcctgcagattcccct from Pristis pectinata isolate sPriPec2 chromosome 4, sPriPec2.1.pri, whole genome shotgun sequence carries:
- the LOC127570054 gene encoding lysozyme C-1-like, which gives rise to MKTVLTLSIFLVTASAKVFEKCELAGILKNGGLDGFMGYPLKDWVCFVQRESSYRTDAVNHDRRTHSTDYGLFQINSKWWCDDGMTSNSRNGCRKNCADFLDDDISDDVQCAKRVVSDPQGMRAWYAWVNYCRRESSSLLRECGL